In Limnohabitans sp. TEGF004, the genomic window AACTCAAAAAGAACGCGCCTGTCTACGTGGACTTGTTTGGCTTGGTGGTGTTCTTGTTGCCCGTGATGGCCATGTTGGCTTGGTTGAGCTTTCCTCTGTTTCTCAAGATGCTGGTCACCAACGAAATGTCTAGCAACGCAGGCGGCCTGATTCGTTGGCCCGCCATGCTCCTTCTTCCCTTGGGCTTTGCTTGGATGTTCCTGCAAGGTTTGAGTGAAATCATCAAGCGCGTGGCTTACTTGCAAGGCAAGTTTGAAATGGACACGCACTACGAAAAGCCAGTGCAATAAGGACTCACGATCATGCAAATGGAAAACTTCGCACCCATCATGTTCGGCGGCCTTGTGCTGACGATGCTGATTGGCTTCCCTGTCGCGTTCTCGCTGGCGTTCTTAGGCTTGGCTTGTGGCCTCTTCGCCATCAGCATGGACTGGTTCCCTGTGAGCTTCATGTCCAACTTGCCGTTGAACATTTTTGGCATTCTCAGCAACGACTTGTTGCTGGCCATCCCCTTCTTCACCTTCATGGGTGCCATCCTTGAAAAGTGTGGCCTCGCCGAAGACATGCTCGACTCCATGGGTCAGCTGTTTGGCACCGTGCGCGGTGGCTTAGGCTACTCGGTCATCATCGTAGGCTTCATCTTGGGCGCGATCACCGGCACGGTGGCTGGCCAAGTGATTGCCATGGCCTTGATTTCACTGCCCGTGATGATTCGCTACGGCTACAACATGCGCTACGCCACTGGCGTGCTGGCAGCCTCAGGCACCATCACCCAGTTGGTACCACCCTCACTCGTGTTGGTGGTGATGGCTGACCAGCTCGGCCGCTCTGTGGGCGACATGTACAAAGGTGCTTGGGGCCCATCGATTCTGCAAGTCGGCATCTTCGCGCTCTACACCTTTGCCCTCGGCCTGATCAAGCCCGAGCACGTGCCAGGCATTCCAAAAGAAGCGCGCACAGCAGATGGTTTCCACCTGTGGATGAAGTGCTTGCGCGGCATCATCCCATCAGCCTTCTTGATCTTCGCGGTCTTGGGCTCGATGGGCGGTTTGCCGGGCATCAACACCGCCATCGCAACCCCCACCGAAGCCGGTGCCATGGGTTGCGTGGGCGCTTTGATCTTGGCTGCCATTCATAACCGTTTGGACAAAGACCTGATTTGGGAAGCCATGCACAGCACCATGCGCCTCACCGCCATGGTCGTGTTCATCCTGATTGGTTCACGCGTGTTCTCCATGGTGTTCCAAGGTGTGGACGGCGCCAAGTGGGTCGAACACTTGCTGACAGGCTTGCCTGGTGGCGTGGTGGGCTTCTTGATTGTGGTGAACATCTTCATCTTCTTCTTGGCGTTCTTCTTGGACTTCTTTGAAATCGCCTTCATCATCTTGCCCATGCTCGGCCCAGTTGCCGAGAAGATGGGCATCGACATGGTGTGGTTCGGCGTGCTGCTGTGCGTGAACATGCAGACCAGCTTCATGCATCCGCCCTTCGGCTTTGCGCTGTTCTATCTGCGTGGCATTGCGGATACCCTGTTCAAAGAAGGTCGCATCGAAAAACCCGTCAAGTCCAACGACATCTACATGGGTGCCATTCCATGGGTGATCATGCAAGTGGTCTTGGTGGTGATCGTGATCTTCGTGCCCGAGACTGTGACCATGTTCTTGGACAAAGAAGAAAAGGTCGACCTCGACAAAGTGGTCATTGAAATGCCCACCGAGCAAGAGACACCCGAAGCCGAGCTCAAGCTCGATGGCACCAAGCCTGCAGCAGGCGAAACCGCTGCCGAAGAGCAAAAGCGCATGGAAGACTTGTTCAAAAAATAACGTCCCCAACGACGACCAGCCCCTCCGGTACGCCTGAGGGGCTTTTTCTTGCCAGTCACATCACACCTATCCGTATGACCACCACCGAACAAACCACCACGCCAGCCCTGGGCCCAACACCCTTTGTGTTTCACCCCTCCATCGACGATGGCGTTGAAGGTCCAGCGTTCTCACGCTGGTTTCAAGCCATCACCTGGACCACCTTGGTGGGTTCAGGTTATTGGCTGCTGACCCTGTGGCAGCAAGGCAAATTTGGCGGCGACACCAGCGTCAATGGTTTACGCAATGCGGGCTGGTTTGTGTTGGGTTGGGCCCTGCTCGCCTGGACCACATGGCATGTCATGCACAGCCGTGCACGACTCGATGCCAAAGGCATTCACCAAACCTGGATTTGGGACAAGCACATGAGCTACGACGAACTGGCCTACGCCAAACTCATCCGCATCCGTGGCTTGGAATGGTTCATGGCGCCACGCTTTTATGTGCGGACCTTGATGGGCAAATTTGCCGTGTTCTACATCAGCAGCCCACAGGTGCAAGCCGAATGCGAACGCCTGAGCGCAGAGCTGGCAGCGTTTCGCGAGTTTTAAAAAGACTGAAAACAAACGCCCATAAAAAAACCGCGCCGTAGCGCGGTTTTTTTGTTCCTGCACAAAGGCTGAATTACAGCTTTTGCTTTTGCATGAACGAGTCGAACTTGGCTTCCGTGAATTGGAACCACAGGTTGGAGTCGCCACGGAACTTCGCGTAGTCGGTGTAAACCTTTTTCCAGTTCGCGTTCTTGGCGCTGATTTCGTCGTAGAAAGCCATGGATTCTTTGAAGGCAGCAGCCATCACGTCTTTCGGGAACTCGCGCAACTTGGTGCCAGAGCCCACCAACTGCTTCAAAGCAGCGGGGTTACGTGCGTCGTACTTGGCTTGCATGTCAGTGTGCGCCATGGCAGCAGCGGCTTCCACGATGGCCTTGTTCTCAGGCGACAGGGCAGCGAATGCTTTGTCGTTGATGAAGAAGTCCAACTCTGGACCACCTTCCCAGAAACCTGGGTAGTAGTAGAAAGGCGCCACTTTGCTGAAGCCCAATTTCAAATCGTCGTATGGGCCAATCCACTCGGCTGAGTCGATGGTGCCTTTTTCCAACGCTGGATAGATGTCGCCGCCAGGAATGTTTTGTGGCACAACGCCCAAACGCTCCAACACTTTGCCGCCGAAGCCACCAATACGGAACTTCAAGCCCTTCAAATCATTCAACGATTTGATTTCTTTGCGGAACCAGCCACCCATTTGAGCGCCTGTGTTGCCGCCTGGGAAGTTCACGATGTTGTACTTGGCGTAGAACTCGCGCATCAGCTTCAAGCCGTTGCCTTCATACATCCAAGCAGTCATTTGACGGCTGTTCAAACCGAAAGGAATGGCACAACCCAAAGCAAATGTTTCGTCCTTACCGAAGAAGTAGTAAGGGGCTGTGTGAGCCATTTCGATAGAGCCTTGTTGCACACCATCGACCACGCCGAACGCAGGCATGATTTCGCCAGCTGCGTGCACCGAGATTTCGAACTTGCCACCCGACATGGCTTTGACAGCCT contains:
- a CDS encoding TRAP transporter large permease subunit: MQMENFAPIMFGGLVLTMLIGFPVAFSLAFLGLACGLFAISMDWFPVSFMSNLPLNIFGILSNDLLLAIPFFTFMGAILEKCGLAEDMLDSMGQLFGTVRGGLGYSVIIVGFILGAITGTVAGQVIAMALISLPVMIRYGYNMRYATGVLAASGTITQLVPPSLVLVVMADQLGRSVGDMYKGAWGPSILQVGIFALYTFALGLIKPEHVPGIPKEARTADGFHLWMKCLRGIIPSAFLIFAVLGSMGGLPGINTAIATPTEAGAMGCVGALILAAIHNRLDKDLIWEAMHSTMRLTAMVVFILIGSRVFSMVFQGVDGAKWVEHLLTGLPGGVVGFLIVVNIFIFFLAFFLDFFEIAFIILPMLGPVAEKMGIDMVWFGVLLCVNMQTSFMHPPFGFALFYLRGIADTLFKEGRIEKPVKSNDIYMGAIPWVIMQVVLVVIVIFVPETVTMFLDKEEKVDLDKVVIEMPTEQETPEAELKLDGTKPAAGETAAEEQKRMEDLFKK
- a CDS encoding TRAP transporter small permease subunit, with the protein product MSKLLKFALGVDRISEQFGHLAAFGVLAAAVISAGNAFIRYGFDISSNGWLEIQWYLFAATVMLGAPLVLKLNEHVRVDLFYGKLKKNAPVYVDLFGLVVFLLPVMAMLAWLSFPLFLKMLVTNEMSSNAGGLIRWPAMLLLPLGFAWMFLQGLSEIIKRVAYLQGKFEMDTHYEKPVQ
- a CDS encoding TRAP transporter substrate-binding protein, which gives rise to MDRRSVIKNAGIAGILAAGAAPAVHAQAAIRWRLASSFPKSLDTIHGAADTFAKAVKAMSGGKFEISVHAAGEIMPAFGVVDGVQQGSIEMAHTAPYYFFGKDETFALGCAIPFGLNSRQMTAWMYEGNGLKLMREFYAKYNIVNFPGGNTGAQMGGWFRKEIKSLNDLKGLKFRIGGFGGKVLERLGVVPQNIPGGDIYPALEKGTIDSAEWIGPYDDLKLGFSKVAPFYYYPGFWEGGPELDFFINDKAFAALSPENKAIVEAAAAMAHTDMQAKYDARNPAALKQLVGSGTKLREFPKDVMAAAFKESMAFYDEISAKNANWKKVYTDYAKFRGDSNLWFQFTEAKFDSFMQKQKL